From Penicillium digitatum chromosome 5, complete sequence, one genomic window encodes:
- a CDS encoding Vacuolar transporter chaperone 1 — MSSQPLLQTAPGKRIALPTRVEPKVFFANERTFLSWLNFTVILGGLAVGLLNFGDRIGRISAALFTVIAMGAMIYALVTFHWRAQSIRRRGQSGIDDRFGPTILAIALLAAVVVNFILRIRDGQMN, encoded by the exons ATGTCTAGCCAACCTCTTCTCCAAACCGCTCCTG GCAAGCGAATCGCCCTCCCAACCCGAGTCGAGCCCAAAGTCTTCTTCGCAAACGAGCGCACCTTCCTCTCATGGCTGAATTTCACCGTCATCCTCGGCGGCTTAGCCGTCGGGCTCCTGAATTTCGGCGATCGCATCGGTCGCATCTCCGCAGCCCTCTTCACCGTCATCGCCATGGGCGCAATGATCTACGCTCTAGTGACATTCCACTGGCGAGCGCAGAGTATCCGCCGGCGCGGGCAGAGCGGCATCGATGATCGATTCGGTCCTACCATCCTCGCCATTGCCCTGCTCGCCGCCGTCGTTGTTAACTTTATCTTGCGGATCCGGGATGGCCAGATGAACTAG
- a CDS encoding Ureohydrolase, whose translation MRRPYTDADKLGLSRAGKTLPRVTTLGGDHTIPLPLLRSVIEACGPVTVIHFEGTRGSRRSFGGSPSQVPANNHGTHCYHAAMEGLLKNDANIHAGIRTKLSGSSDYDNDGYCGLETPATGTPETGGWSTRELRAIIHGLDGLNFMDADIVEVAPANDPHVELSTMAAAAILHEVLTLS comes from the exons ATGCGTAGGCCATACACTGACGCTGATAAATTGGGTCTTTCGCGCGCTGGAAAGACCCTTCCTCGTGTCACTACCCTAGGTGGTGACCATACTATCCCACTGCCCCTACTGCGGAGTGTAATTGAGGCTTGTGGGCCTGTGACAGTTATTCATTTCGAGG GGACACGTGGAAGCCGAAGGTCTTTTGGTGGTTCACCTAGTCAGGTTCCTGCTAACAACCACGGCACACACTGTTACCATGCGGCTATGGAGGGCTTGTTGAAGAATGATGCAAATATCCATGCTGGTATTCGGACAAAGTTGTCCGGTTCTTCCGATTATGACAACGATGGGTATTGCGGGCTTGAGACGCCGGCTACGGGCACACCAGAGACTGGTGGCTGGTCCACGCGCGAGTTGCGGGCGATCATCCATGGCCTTGATGGGCTGAACTTCATGGATGCGGATATCGTTGAGGTTGCACCTGCTAATGATCCCCATGTGGAGTTGTCGACGAT GGCTGCTGCTGCTATATTACATGAAGTTCTCACACTATCATGA
- a CDS encoding Multi antimicrobial extrusion protein: MHEGPSHGSSTHQPTEHTSLLSKPIDNEPWSDPESKGECLFSRSLICAEFWLLLKHSVPVILAYILQNSLQTVSVIIVGRSSPENLAASAFSQMFAMVTAWMIALGGTTAMDTLASSSFTGSSNKQNLGILLQRGFLILGGFYIPVAILWACSEPVFLFLGQDQQLSKDSARFLTCLIPGGLGYIYFEVMKKYLQAQGIMRAGTYVLLITSPLNAALNYVFCYTFEIGLLGAPLATGLCYWLSFALLVLYARFIRGSECWGGWSREAFQNLRTFARLALMGVVHVGTEWWAFEIVALAAGRLGTVPLAAQSVVMTADQVLNTIPFGIGVATCGRVGNRLGKRDKTGAARAAHTSALLSVVFGGVVLAVLMGTREQFAKIFNDDASVVNLTAEVLPYVALFQIADGLNGSCGGSLRGMGRQHVGAFVNLVSYYCGALPLGIWLAFHGRGLKGLWVGQCTALYLVGALEWIIVARSQWDTEVRKAFQRMDVHEDLEDGAEEE, encoded by the exons ATGCATGAAGGCCCCAGCCATGGAAGTTCAACCCACCAACCAACCGAGCATACCTCCCTCCTCTCCAAACCCATCGACAATGAACCATGGAGCGACCCCGAAAGCAAAGGGGAATGCCTATTCTCACGGAGTCTCATTTGTGCCGAATTCTGGCTCTTGCTGAAACACTCGGTCCCCGTAATTCTTGCCTACATCCTGCAAAATAGCCTGCAGACCGTATCTGTGATCATAGTCGGTCGGTCGTCACCAGAGAACCTTGCAGCGAGTGCATTCTCGCAGATGTTCGCAATGGTTACTGCGTGGATGATTGCACTGGGAGGTACAACGGCGATGGATACGCTCGCCTCCTCCTCGTTCACAGGCAGCTCCAACAAACAGAATCTGGGGATTCTGCTACAGCGAGGCTTCCTTATTCTGGGTGGGTTTTATATACCCGTCGCTATTTTATGGGCATGTTCAGAGCCGGTTTTCTTGTTCCTTGGCCAGGATCAGCAACTTTCAAAAGATAGTGCGAGATTCTTGACTTGTTTGATTCCGGGGGGCTTGGGATATATTTATTTTGAGGTTATGAAGAAGTACTTACAGGCTCAAG GCATTATGCGGGCCGGAACATACGTGCTGTTGATTACATCGCCCTTGAACGCCGCTCTTAACTATGTATTCTGCTACACATTCGAAATCGGTCTCCTAGGTGCCCCTCTAGCAACAGGTCTctgttactggctctcctTTGCCCTGCTTGTTCTCTACGCGCGCTTCATCCGCGGCTCAGAGTGCTGGGGCGGATGGTCCCGCGAGGCGTTTCAAAACCTACGCACATTCGCCCGTCTCGCTCTTATGGGGGTTGTTCACGTTGGAACGGAATGGTGGGCTTTTGAGATTGTCGCTTTAGCCGCTGGACGCCTAGGCACTGTTCCGTTGGCTGCTCAGAGTGTTGTAATGACTGCCGACCAAGTTCTCAACACGATTCCTTTCGGAATTGGGGTCGCGACATGCGGCCGTGTCGGCAATCGTCTCGGGAAGAGGGATAAAACTGGCGCTGCACGGGCGGCACACACCTCTGCCCTGCTCAGCGTGGTTTTCGGTGGAGTTGTGCTGGCGGTTCTCATGGGGACGCGAGAACAATTTGCGAAGATCTTTAATGACGATGCTAGTGTTGTGAATCTTACGGCTGAGGTGTTGCCCTATGTGGCACTTTTTCAGATTGCCGATGGGCTTAATGGGAGTTGTGGAGGGAGTCTACGAGGAATGGGACGGCAGCATGTGGGTGCTTTTGTTAATTTGGTGAGTTACTATTGTGGTGCGTTGCCGTTGGGTATCTGGCTTGCATTCCATGGCAGGGGGCTTAAGGGATTGTGGGTTGGCCAGTGCACTGCGTTATATTTAGTCGGAGCGCTTGAGTGGATCATCGTTGCGCGCAGTCAATGGGATACTGAGGTGCGCAAGGCCTTTCAACGTATGGATGTACATGAGGATTTGGAGGACGGGGCGGAAGAAGAGTAG